A single Treponema primitia ZAS-1 DNA region contains:
- a CDS encoding DUF1638 domain-containing protein → MNKQPISVLSCGIYRLELEKILPEIQAELGTDLHINYLPPALDVNENRLATAITEGLQAFEHKQSLLLYGRMCHTDMAGITKDTGALYPRTANCVEAFLSPEKKKEMDATGNVYYLTMSGLKLWREIYQQGHGWDAVDARINFGSFDKIVVLDCGLFEITDEELFDFFEFTQVPVEVMPISLDYFKGVVLDICRKLLAS, encoded by the coding sequence ATGAATAAGCAGCCAATATCCGTGTTATCCTGCGGCATTTACCGGTTGGAACTCGAAAAGATACTTCCGGAGATTCAGGCGGAGCTCGGGACCGATTTGCATATAAACTACCTGCCCCCGGCTTTGGACGTGAATGAAAACCGTTTGGCAACGGCGATCACCGAAGGTTTGCAAGCGTTTGAGCACAAGCAATCCCTGCTCCTCTACGGCCGCATGTGTCACACCGATATGGCGGGGATAACCAAGGATACGGGCGCCCTGTATCCCCGGACGGCTAACTGTGTTGAAGCTTTCCTGAGCCCGGAAAAGAAAAAAGAGATGGACGCCACGGGGAATGTATACTACCTGACCATGAGCGGGCTCAAACTTTGGCGGGAGATCTACCAGCAGGGTCACGGCTGGGATGCGGTTGATGCACGGATAAATTTCGGCTCCTTTGATAAGATCGTCGTGTTGGATTGCGGCCTTTTTGAAATTACCGATGAGGAGCTGTTTGACTTCTTCGAGTTTACCCAGGTTCCGGTTGAGGTGATGCCCATAAGCCTGGACTACTTCAAGGGCGTGGTTCTCGATATTTGCCGGAAGCTATTGGCTTCATAA
- a CDS encoding TIGR03915 family putative DNA repair protein — MIEYTYDGTLEGLFTVLDRICRSLDPEAAIPDHVHGPLRQGWKTQPVDTAQAPAAQPDLFDGGTSSEASRGTETASGEVPASSAQTISFKPSVYTGSCVVSSGSPPDIPAARRLYELSANAYDRFVHGWMSELPIEAELIRFAWKVLAAGQDAPGGLKSPGAREGAETAAADRGDPDVQAVLSAAYRVWKELDRLRGLLRFSPASSGIYLACCTPDHFVLPGLADHFTLRFGETPWVIIDERRSLALARAPGKEARLISLEDLPRILQRSSPHSIAVPGSDTPRKNDPWEDLWRNYHRVVNNESRSNPQLQRQFMPKRYWKYLPELRE, encoded by the coding sequence ATGATCGAATACACCTACGACGGTACCCTGGAAGGGCTCTTCACCGTTCTTGATCGCATCTGCCGGTCCCTGGACCCGGAGGCTGCCATTCCGGATCATGTTCACGGCCCCCTCCGCCAGGGCTGGAAAACCCAGCCGGTGGATACCGCCCAAGCCCCCGCCGCCCAGCCGGACCTGTTCGATGGCGGTACTTCCAGCGAAGCTTCCCGCGGTACGGAAACCGCATCCGGCGAGGTCCCGGCATCCTCCGCCCAGACCATAAGCTTTAAACCTTCGGTATACACGGGTAGCTGCGTTGTAAGCAGCGGTTCCCCTCCGGACATACCCGCTGCCCGGCGTCTCTACGAACTTTCCGCCAACGCCTATGACCGCTTTGTCCACGGCTGGATGAGCGAACTCCCCATAGAGGCGGAGCTTATCCGTTTTGCCTGGAAGGTCTTGGCCGCAGGGCAGGACGCGCCGGGGGGCCTCAAGTCCCCGGGCGCCCGCGAAGGGGCGGAAACCGCCGCAGCCGACCGGGGAGACCCGGATGTCCAGGCGGTACTCAGCGCCGCCTACAGGGTCTGGAAAGAACTGGACCGGCTCCGGGGGCTGCTCCGGTTTTCACCCGCTTCCTCCGGTATCTACCTGGCCTGTTGTACCCCGGACCATTTCGTCCTTCCCGGCCTGGCGGACCACTTTACCCTGCGCTTCGGGGAAACACCCTGGGTGATCATCGATGAACGGCGCTCCCTGGCCCTGGCCCGCGCCCCGGGCAAAGAAGCCCGGCTCATCTCCCTGGAAGATCTGCCCCGCATTTTGCAACGGAGTTCCCCGCACAGTATCGCTGTCCCCGGTAGCGATACTCCCAGAAAGAACGACCCGTGGGAAGATCTCTGGCGTAACTACCACAGGGTTGTTAATAACGAAAGCCGGAGCAACCCCCAACTCCAGCGGCAGTTCATGCCCAAACGTTACTGGAAGTATTTGCCGGAACTAAGAGAGTAG
- a CDS encoding M24 family metallopeptidase, translated as MELTLQELEQRRAKFTVMMHERCPGWDTAVIFENANQYYFTGTIQNGILLIYKDGSYLYGVRRSYQGAKAESPLSDIMQINSYRDMAEKNGGDLGALYIEGDTLPVVVLERLKKCFKISSINFLDTLIRTVRGVKSPYEIHWLKQSAEQHRLLLEELVPTLLRDGISEADFMGEMIRQLYTMGYHGIPRFHQNQVELTAGQIGFGTNSLLPSAFDGPGGGKGSSPGNPLSGSGGRKLKQGDPVFVDVAFGMHGYYTDKTQVYMFGAEPPVELAAAHSLCLDILRRTAERLRPGEIPSQIYQDIIAGLSEKDRDCFMGVDNQHRVKFLGHGVGINVDEFPVIAKGFDDPLEENMVIALEPKKGVPGIGMAGVEETFIVTPGGGQCITGGGRNIIRVGGQER; from the coding sequence ATGGAGCTGACCCTACAGGAACTTGAACAGCGCCGCGCAAAATTTACCGTCATGATGCATGAACGCTGCCCCGGCTGGGACACGGCGGTGATCTTTGAAAATGCTAATCAATACTATTTTACCGGCACCATACAGAACGGGATATTGCTGATTTATAAAGACGGGAGCTATCTCTACGGCGTACGGCGCAGTTACCAGGGAGCAAAAGCGGAATCGCCCCTAAGCGATATTATGCAGATTAACAGCTACCGGGACATGGCGGAAAAAAACGGCGGGGATCTTGGCGCCCTGTATATCGAAGGGGACACCCTGCCGGTGGTGGTTTTGGAACGGCTAAAAAAATGTTTTAAGATTAGTTCAATCAATTTTCTCGACACCCTTATTAGGACAGTCCGGGGAGTAAAGTCCCCCTACGAAATTCATTGGCTCAAGCAATCTGCGGAACAGCACCGGCTATTGTTAGAAGAGCTGGTCCCTACCCTGCTCCGGGACGGCATAAGCGAAGCTGATTTTATGGGCGAAATGATCCGTCAACTGTATACCATGGGCTATCACGGCATACCGAGGTTCCATCAAAACCAGGTTGAACTGACCGCAGGGCAGATAGGCTTTGGAACCAATTCCCTGCTGCCCTCCGCTTTTGACGGCCCCGGCGGCGGCAAGGGTTCCAGCCCGGGGAATCCCCTGTCGGGAAGCGGCGGGAGAAAACTCAAACAGGGCGATCCGGTTTTCGTTGATGTCGCCTTTGGCATGCATGGGTACTACACCGACAAGACCCAGGTCTATATGTTCGGCGCCGAACCGCCTGTGGAACTTGCCGCGGCCCACAGCCTCTGCCTTGATATTCTGCGGCGGACAGCGGAACGGCTGCGGCCCGGTGAAATACCCTCACAAATATACCAGGATATTATCGCCGGCCTATCGGAAAAGGACCGGGACTGTTTTATGGGGGTTGATAACCAACACCGGGTAAAATTCCTGGGCCACGGGGTGGGCATCAACGTCGACGAGTTTCCGGTAATCGCCAAGGGCTTTGACGATCCCCTGGAGGAGAACATGGTAATCGCCCTGGAGCCGAAGAAGGGCGTCCCCGGTATCGGCATGGCCGGAGTAGAAGAAACCTTTATCGTAACCCCCGGCGGCGGGCAGTGCATCACCGGCGGCGGCCGGAATATTATCAGAGTCGGCGGACAAGAACGATAA
- a CDS encoding putative DNA modification/repair radical SAM protein: MFMELGEKLSVLASSAKYDASCASSGSGAPAGNKGERGQGFGANLPAGVCHSWTGDGRCVSLLKVLYSNVCRFDCAYCVNRASADTPRSAFTVDELVDLTCQFYRRNYIEGLFLSSGIFTDPDMVMEKLIAVAKKLRKDAGFGGYIHLKIIPGSGEKLIREAGLWADRLSANIELPTDKSLQTLAPQKSGKVILGAFEDVFRNSAENEEDRKKIRSAPVFAPAGQSTQLIVGASEEDDRTIIGLSGALYRKFSMRRVYYSAFIPVGVPGRGGISDPRLPDIPGPPLVREHRLYQADWLMRFYHFNPAEILEDTPYLDHHVDPKTAWALRHIDHFPIDLQRADYEELLRVPGIGATSARRILEVRRIRSLSFDGLRRLGISLKRARYFVTLGASYIDRPEDPKRIRRMLSDQDGAGLQLPLFEF; this comes from the coding sequence ATGTTTATGGAATTAGGAGAGAAACTATCCGTTCTGGCATCCTCAGCAAAGTATGACGCCTCCTGCGCGTCCAGCGGAAGCGGCGCTCCTGCCGGAAATAAAGGCGAGCGGGGGCAGGGCTTCGGGGCGAATCTCCCCGCGGGGGTCTGCCACAGCTGGACCGGGGACGGCCGCTGCGTCAGCCTCCTCAAGGTGCTCTACTCCAATGTTTGTCGCTTCGATTGCGCCTATTGCGTAAACCGCGCCTCGGCGGATACCCCGCGGAGCGCCTTTACGGTGGACGAACTGGTGGACCTGACCTGCCAATTCTATCGCCGCAACTATATTGAAGGACTCTTCCTATCATCGGGGATCTTTACCGACCCGGATATGGTTATGGAGAAGCTTATCGCCGTTGCCAAAAAACTCAGGAAAGATGCGGGCTTCGGCGGCTATATCCATCTAAAGATTATCCCCGGTTCCGGTGAAAAACTGATCCGCGAGGCGGGGCTCTGGGCGGACCGGCTCAGCGCAAACATTGAGCTGCCCACGGACAAAAGCCTCCAAACCCTGGCGCCTCAGAAATCGGGAAAGGTAATCCTAGGGGCCTTTGAGGATGTATTCCGGAATAGCGCGGAAAATGAGGAGGACCGCAAAAAGATCCGCTCCGCCCCGGTGTTTGCCCCCGCAGGCCAGAGTACCCAGCTCATCGTGGGGGCCAGCGAAGAGGATGACCGGACCATCATCGGGCTATCCGGCGCACTGTACCGGAAGTTCTCCATGCGGCGGGTCTACTACTCCGCCTTCATCCCCGTTGGTGTTCCCGGCCGTGGGGGGATCAGCGATCCCCGGCTGCCGGACATTCCCGGCCCGCCCCTGGTACGGGAACACCGGCTCTATCAGGCGGACTGGCTCATGCGGTTCTACCACTTCAACCCCGCAGAAATACTGGAGGACACCCCCTACCTGGACCACCACGTGGACCCCAAAACCGCCTGGGCGCTCCGTCACATAGACCACTTTCCCATAGATTTGCAAAGGGCGGATTACGAGGAACTGCTCCGGGTTCCCGGCATCGGCGCCACATCCGCCCGGCGCATCCTGGAAGTCCGGCGGATCCGGTCCCTCAGCTTCGATGGGCTGCGCCGCCTGGGGATCAGCCTCAAGCGGGCCCGGTACTTCGTCACCCTGGGCGCCTCCTACATCGACCGGCCGGAGGACCCCAAACGGATACGCCGCATGTTGTCGGACCAGGACGGCGCGGGGTTACAGCTGCCGCTGTTTGAGTTTTAA
- a CDS encoding TIGR03905 family TSCPD domain-containing protein produces the protein MYEYKTQGTCSSKITFDIRDNKVYGLSFTDGCNGNLSGISILAEGMEAAELIKRLKGVRCGSKKTSCPDQLAKALERAVKAS, from the coding sequence ATGTACGAATATAAAACCCAGGGAACCTGTTCCAGTAAAATCACGTTTGATATCCGGGATAATAAGGTATACGGCCTGTCTTTTACCGATGGCTGTAACGGCAACCTAAGCGGTATATCCATCCTTGCCGAAGGGATGGAAGCCGCCGAGCTTATCAAGCGCCTTAAGGGTGTACGCTGCGGATCGAAGAAGACATCCTGCCCGGACCAGCTTGCCAAGGCTCTTGAACGGGCGGTAAAGGCGTCTTAA
- a CDS encoding flavodoxin family protein, whose product MNYLIISGNPKGDGLCSSVTDEAIQGAKDGGASVGTLFVEKLGRCHVCGEGWGTCREQHRCTYGKDGFDAAQDTVKKADQLCFITPVYWGEIAESLKSFFDRLRRCEFGQTGSLSGKQILLVASPGGTGNGLLSCLEQMDRFCRHTGAVIFDYIGINRWNNDYKRKTVYAAVKAMAENRKAGETLAR is encoded by the coding sequence ATGAATTATCTTATCATTTCCGGCAACCCTAAGGGTGATGGGCTCTGCTCATCCGTAACGGACGAAGCGATTCAGGGCGCCAAGGACGGCGGCGCTTCTGTGGGGACCCTGTTTGTGGAAAAGCTGGGACGCTGCCACGTATGCGGGGAGGGCTGGGGAACCTGCCGGGAGCAGCATCGCTGTACCTATGGCAAGGATGGATTCGACGCTGCCCAGGACACGGTAAAAAAGGCGGATCAGCTTTGTTTTATCACCCCGGTATACTGGGGTGAAATAGCGGAATCCCTCAAATCTTTCTTCGACCGGCTGCGGCGCTGCGAATTTGGGCAAACGGGCTCTCTTTCGGGTAAACAGATACTGCTGGTCGCCTCCCCCGGCGGAACCGGCAACGGCTTGCTCAGCTGCCTTGAACAGATGGACCGCTTCTGCCGCCATACCGGAGCGGTTATCTTTGACTATATCGGCATCAACCGCTGGAACAACGACTACAAAAGGAAAACCGTGTATGCCGCTGTCAAAGCAATGGCGGAGAACCGAAAGGCCGGGGAAACCCTGGCGCGTTAA
- a CDS encoding PAS domain-containing hybrid sensor histidine kinase/response regulator — MFFKKFRENREARSLCRIMLEAAPLACSLRDIQNNILDCNKEALRIFGLSKKSELVDRFSDLNPEFQSDGRLSREKAAELLREVLERGYLRFNWLYRTLSGDPLPVELTLVRVPMKNTYYIAAYSRDLRETLANLKEIRDADERTRLMLDATPLACSLWDEQGALLDCNSAALKMFGLSNEEEYVKHIEKLSPPFQSDGMSSMKKMEHLDTVAFTEGFAQFEWMHRTLSGEPLPVETTLVRVPWKGAYAMATYSRDLRADRIAREMEVQARAAQAASESKSRFLASMSHEIRTPMNAIIGMSDLMRTDNLDITQKEYFEDIKKMSRALLQIINDILDFSKIEAGKMDISPVHFNLHALYDNICSMSRFTAASKELDFRSHFDDAVPQVLYGDDIRFRQIIVNIVNNAIKYTREGFVDFRVSKITEDEQEYIAFIVKDSGIGIKKEDFSKIFGSFKQLDSELNRGILGTGLGLSITKKLVDMMKGKIKLESVYGQGSEFTVLLPCIPGDPALIEKTESTDFAVSAENALVLVVDDNQINLKVALAFLAQHNIKADSAANGLGALRMVQQKNYDIVFMDHMMPGMDGVEATKRIRAMEEDRFKALPIIALSANAVTGASETFINAGMNDFISKPIDPNALNRALLKWLPSEKVTVIPKPADHHSAAAAPQGTVILNKFTGLEKALGDEDFYKQLLTTFRSEHGSDAEKLQNAVGRGDRKLAHRIAHTLKSSAALIGADIVSQAAALIEKAMGEGGPGCPPEELQELEVSLKDTLEELDVLISTNTVPADSAAGTSSIGTSDTVRALALAETLIPLMERANTGSLTYTKEIREVFPPLEGKTESLISEIENFEFKAALGILLEIRDWLKNSG; from the coding sequence ATGTTTTTCAAGAAGTTCCGGGAAAACCGGGAAGCTCGAAGCCTGTGCAGGATCATGCTGGAGGCCGCCCCACTGGCCTGTTCTCTCCGGGATATCCAAAACAATATCCTTGACTGCAACAAGGAGGCGCTGCGGATATTCGGCCTTTCCAAAAAATCGGAACTGGTTGACCGGTTCAGCGATCTGAACCCGGAATTCCAGAGCGACGGCAGGCTCTCCCGGGAAAAGGCCGCAGAGCTGCTGCGGGAAGTCCTGGAAAGAGGGTACCTGCGCTTTAACTGGCTGTACCGCACCCTCAGCGGCGATCCCCTGCCGGTTGAATTAACCCTGGTTCGGGTTCCCATGAAAAACACCTATTATATCGCGGCCTATTCCCGGGACCTCCGGGAAACCCTGGCCAACCTGAAGGAGATACGGGATGCGGATGAACGGACCCGGCTCATGCTGGATGCTACGCCCCTGGCCTGTTCCCTCTGGGACGAACAGGGAGCACTGCTGGACTGCAACAGTGCAGCCCTAAAGATGTTCGGGCTTTCAAACGAAGAAGAGTATGTAAAGCACATAGAAAAACTAAGCCCCCCATTCCAGAGCGATGGAATGTCGAGCATGAAAAAAATGGAACACCTGGATACGGTCGCCTTTACCGAAGGTTTTGCCCAGTTTGAGTGGATGCACCGTACCCTTTCGGGGGAACCCCTTCCGGTGGAAACCACCCTGGTCCGGGTTCCCTGGAAAGGCGCCTATGCCATGGCGACCTATTCCCGGGATTTGCGGGCAGACCGGATCGCCCGGGAAATGGAGGTACAGGCCAGGGCCGCCCAAGCCGCCAGTGAATCCAAGAGCCGCTTTCTGGCATCCATGAGCCACGAGATCCGGACCCCCATGAACGCCATTATCGGCATGAGCGATCTTATGCGTACCGATAACCTTGATATAACCCAGAAGGAATACTTTGAGGATATCAAAAAAATGTCCCGGGCTCTTTTACAGATCATCAACGATATTCTCGACTTCTCTAAGATCGAAGCGGGCAAAATGGACATAAGCCCCGTTCATTTCAATCTCCATGCGCTCTACGATAATATCTGCTCCATGAGCCGCTTTACCGCCGCATCCAAGGAACTTGATTTCCGATCCCATTTCGATGACGCCGTACCCCAGGTGCTTTACGGTGACGATATACGGTTCCGTCAGATCATCGTCAATATCGTTAATAACGCTATCAAGTATACCCGGGAAGGTTTTGTTGATTTCCGGGTCAGTAAGATTACCGAGGATGAGCAGGAATATATCGCCTTCATCGTAAAGGATTCGGGGATCGGCATCAAAAAAGAGGACTTCTCTAAAATTTTCGGTTCCTTCAAGCAGCTTGACAGCGAACTTAACCGGGGCATTCTGGGTACCGGCCTCGGCCTTTCGATAACAAAAAAGCTTGTTGACATGATGAAGGGGAAAATAAAACTGGAAAGCGTCTACGGCCAGGGTTCGGAATTTACGGTACTCCTGCCCTGTATCCCCGGGGACCCTGCCTTGATTGAGAAGACAGAATCCACGGACTTTGCGGTAAGTGCGGAAAACGCATTGGTACTGGTGGTGGATGATAACCAGATAAACCTGAAGGTCGCCCTGGCCTTCCTCGCCCAGCATAATATCAAGGCCGATTCGGCTGCCAACGGCCTTGGGGCGCTCAGAATGGTTCAACAGAAAAACTACGACATAGTCTTTATGGATCACATGATGCCCGGCATGGATGGCGTGGAGGCGACCAAACGTATCCGCGCCATGGAAGAGGACCGGTTCAAGGCCCTGCCCATTATTGCCCTGAGCGCCAACGCAGTAACCGGCGCCAGCGAAACCTTCATCAATGCGGGGATGAACGACTTTATCTCCAAGCCCATCGATCCCAATGCCCTGAACCGGGCTTTGTTAAAATGGCTGCCATCGGAAAAGGTTACGGTCATACCGAAACCGGCGGATCATCACAGCGCCGCCGCAGCGCCCCAGGGTACGGTGATACTCAATAAATTTACGGGCCTGGAAAAAGCCCTGGGGGACGAGGATTTTTACAAACAGCTTCTTACAACATTCCGGAGCGAACACGGCTCTGACGCAGAAAAACTGCAAAATGCAGTGGGAAGGGGGGACCGGAAACTCGCCCACCGCATTGCCCATACCCTAAAAAGTTCCGCAGCCCTGATCGGCGCCGATATCGTTTCCCAGGCTGCGGCGCTGATCGAGAAGGCCATGGGGGAAGGCGGCCCGGGCTGTCCTCCCGAGGAACTTCAGGAACTCGAGGTTTCCCTTAAGGACACCCTGGAGGAACTGGATGTCCTGATCAGCACGAATACTGTGCCTGCTGATTCCGCCGCAGGAACGTCAAGTATTGGAACTTCGGATACGGTGCGGGCCCTTGCCCTGGCGGAAACCCTGATCCCCCTGATGGAAAGGGCAAACACCGGCAGTCTTACGTATACTAAGGAGATCCGGGAAGTATTTCCCCCGCTTGAGGGAAAAACCGAATCTCTTATAAGCGAGATAGAAAACTTTGAATTTAAAGCCGCCCTTGGAATTCTCCTGGAAATCAGGGACTGGCTGAAAAACTCCGGCTGA
- a CDS encoding metal ABC transporter permease — translation MISFFDALFNADFPFIRNALLAGILSSVLFGVLGAMVTVRRIASLAGAISHAVLGGIGMALYLSAAKIIPGFPPIAGALIFAIISAGIIGAVSLKAKQREDTVINAIWAIGMSIGVLFMAKTAGYTDPSSYLFGNILLISKRDLLLMAILDVFVLFLAWRFYPQLKACAFDEEFARVRGVPANMIFLALLTVTAAAIVLLQTFVGIVMVIAMLTLPAGTAGYFARSLGGMMLISCGFSALFSAGGLVLGWSFDLPVGAMVVILAGIVFLSAGAVRVIRNRKHGG, via the coding sequence ATGATAAGCTTTTTCGACGCCCTCTTTAACGCGGACTTCCCCTTTATCCGGAACGCCCTTTTGGCGGGGATCCTTTCATCGGTACTCTTCGGGGTGCTGGGGGCGATGGTCACGGTCCGCCGTATCGCCAGCCTCGCCGGGGCCATCTCCCATGCGGTGCTGGGAGGGATCGGCATGGCCCTCTACCTATCGGCGGCAAAGATCATCCCGGGCTTCCCCCCCATAGCGGGGGCGCTGATCTTCGCGATTATCTCTGCGGGTATTATCGGCGCAGTATCCCTAAAGGCCAAGCAGCGGGAAGATACGGTGATCAACGCCATCTGGGCCATTGGGATGAGCATCGGGGTACTTTTTATGGCAAAGACTGCGGGATATACCGACCCCTCCAGCTACCTCTTCGGAAATATACTCCTCATATCAAAAAGGGATCTTCTTCTCATGGCGATATTGGACGTTTTTGTTCTTTTCCTGGCCTGGCGCTTCTATCCCCAGCTAAAGGCCTGCGCCTTTGACGAAGAATTCGCCCGGGTCCGGGGGGTCCCCGCAAACATGATTTTCCTGGCCCTGCTCACGGTTACCGCCGCAGCAATAGTATTACTTCAGACCTTCGTAGGGATAGTGATGGTAATCGCCATGCTCACCCTGCCTGCGGGAACCGCGGGGTACTTCGCCCGGAGCTTAGGGGGGATGATGCTCATAAGCTGCGGGTTTTCGGCGCTGTTTTCCGCCGGCGGTCTGGTCCTGGGGTGGAGCTTTGATCTTCCCGTGGGGGCAATGGTAGTAATACTGGCGGGAATCGTCTTTCTTAGCGCCGGGGCGGTGCGGGTTATTCGAAACCGGAAGCACGGAGGGTAA
- a CDS encoding metal ABC transporter ATP-binding protein: MKEHSVLSHPADRKISLRFDRVSFSYGNFKVLENACFHIHQGEFIALVGPNGSGKTTVLKLLLGLEQPQAGKIDLFGAGSTLGERNRVGYVPQQSAYDPSFPISVWEAVKMGRLTSLSRKFGAGDRAAVEEAMVQAEISDLANRSYAALSGGQRRRVLVARALAAKPEILILDEPTANMDRESEERLFTTLGKLKGNTTVLIVTHDTGFVSALTDRVLCMGNRETGAEYGVVQHRTEAEEAGAPSLGTARIIHGESIPGDQCDPADRRSEDVE, translated from the coding sequence GTGAAAGAACATTCGGTACTAAGCCACCCTGCGGACCGGAAGATAAGCCTTCGGTTTGATCGTGTTTCCTTTTCCTACGGCAATTTCAAGGTCCTGGAAAACGCTTGCTTTCATATTCACCAGGGGGAATTCATTGCCCTGGTGGGTCCCAACGGTTCGGGAAAAACAACGGTACTAAAACTGCTTCTGGGCTTGGAACAGCCACAGGCGGGAAAAATTGACCTCTTCGGCGCCGGCTCCACCCTGGGCGAGCGGAACCGGGTGGGCTATGTACCCCAGCAGTCCGCCTACGACCCCTCCTTCCCCATATCGGTGTGGGAGGCGGTAAAGATGGGCCGTCTGACATCCCTCTCCCGGAAATTTGGCGCCGGGGATAGGGCGGCGGTGGAGGAGGCCATGGTACAAGCGGAGATTTCAGACCTGGCGAACCGGTCCTACGCGGCCCTTTCCGGCGGTCAGCGGCGGCGGGTCCTGGTAGCCCGGGCCCTGGCGGCCAAGCCGGAGATTCTTATCCTGGACGAACCTACCGCCAATATGGACAGGGAAAGTGAGGAACGGCTCTTTACCACCCTGGGAAAACTCAAGGGGAATACCACGGTCCTCATCGTGACCCATGACACAGGGTTTGTGTCCGCCCTGACCGACCGGGTTCTCTGTATGGGGAACCGTGAAACAGGGGCCGAATACGGCGTGGTACAGCACCGCACCGAAGCGGAAGAAGCGGGCGCTCCGTCTTTGGGAACCGCCCGAATTATCCACGGGGAAAGTATACCCGGGGATCAGTGTGATCCGGCAGATCGCCGGTCCGAGGATGTAGAATGA
- a CDS encoding metal ABC transporter solute-binding protein, Zn/Mn family has protein sequence MKQGLFRFMCSAVILSFTVAACGGKNDSRDKTDDRPVLVVSILPQSYFASRIAENRVRIMTLVGPGQSPHDYEPSPKQMAALAAAKVWVLSNTEFEIALRPKVEALFPDLSIVDGTQGVRFRSLEDGDDHGDTIDRHIWLGHKPARIMAAHIQDALINMDADGESLYQKNYRELTDDMDQEFGALREKLSPLRGKVVFVYHPAFGYFLDEFGIIQEAVETGGKEPTPRALKLLIERAKKEKAVAIFVQAQFPVSTAKTTADAAGAILATLDPLAPDWLANIRTMGEVLQKNAEETVK, from the coding sequence ATGAAACAAGGGCTTTTCCGTTTTATGTGCTCAGCCGTGATTCTCTCCTTTACTGTTGCTGCCTGCGGGGGAAAAAACGACAGCAGGGACAAGACCGATGATCGGCCAGTCCTGGTGGTGAGCATACTCCCCCAGAGCTACTTTGCCTCCCGCATAGCAGAAAACCGGGTACGGATTATGACCCTGGTCGGCCCCGGACAGAGTCCCCACGACTACGAGCCAAGCCCTAAACAAATGGCGGCTCTTGCCGCAGCAAAGGTCTGGGTCCTGTCGAACACGGAATTTGAGATTGCCCTGAGGCCAAAGGTGGAGGCCCTCTTCCCGGATCTCTCCATTGTCGATGGAACCCAGGGGGTACGGTTCCGGAGTTTAGAGGATGGGGATGATCACGGGGATACCATCGACCGGCATATTTGGCTGGGGCATAAACCGGCAAGGATCATGGCAGCTCATATACAGGATGCTTTAATCAATATGGATGCGGACGGCGAATCATTGTACCAAAAAAACTATCGGGAACTCACCGACGATATGGATCAGGAATTCGGCGCCCTAAGAGAAAAACTTTCCCCCCTGCGGGGGAAGGTAGTTTTTGTGTACCACCCTGCCTTTGGTTATTTTTTAGACGAATTCGGCATAATCCAGGAGGCGGTGGAAACCGGCGGCAAGGAACCCACACCCCGGGCTTTAAAGCTTCTCATAGAAAGGGCTAAGAAAGAAAAGGCTGTGGCGATCTTTGTCCAGGCACAATTTCCGGTCAGCACCGCCAAAACCACCGCCGATGCGGCAGGGGCAATCCTGGCCACCCTGGATCCCCTGGCCCCGGACTGGCTCGCCAATATCCGTACCATGGGCGAAGTTCTGCAAAAAAACGCCGAGGAGACCGTCAAGTGA